A portion of the Corticium candelabrum chromosome 5, ooCorCand1.1, whole genome shotgun sequence genome contains these proteins:
- the LOC134179469 gene encoding ubiquitin carboxyl-terminal hydrolase 34-like isoform X2 codes for MNRELEDCSRDISTLIQKARNDTREEADGDQISLTREECGIFAVFAQTWRKRGYTFVDDDEHSFSLLQRLIQAFARDSLHYLLSDHDDRTVDVDFWCSVLLGLLCVYQRVFPQYQSSRNVEQPPLQRLSAVERDALSQYVNLSTDSDPPVYLLHNIHSFCRDDAFGVILKLLEQATPETLKFSVVQLLFHVVFHVRMWLHTPAVMDLISPLKLPVYRYMYSLSEEEIKTPMARNRAEIMWTTVRGNYPNNCPHFDKETFSLALKYLTSSTLTVRIFGLAQINAEVTQINKACANGNASHTDVIESTCEELTRWMLESQLIEKLFGPSLHVELVKLSQTVLIYLAMEGKLTLQHLNCIWSAARLKHSSHVVYSLLPELVRHLDVQPLYHLTQLVNSLPLDEHSTETLQLSFVLTKRAWKFRAYLESGHCESRRNRGVNDKRKRTSRRAKRLVKRTARTSTRSTSLTGRRGSSDSSYSLDSCSSLDDILLDSSGLQLQFSPQLRVVSCQTVSVPSSLTTNSHSMMHVTSPVVQCEVSSTTGAADEEMVSVERAINVMKCDGNEENLLHGDDAAGQVGVITTTNDVAQHVNGSPAGVGNGEMSALDETVSSSQESVFDIKQQQRDGELSGNDGWLVGKVCGPGKTLLWDLMHDDKACRLQEGIAAEVNKYLCQLVCTCGREDICKSFIEGCLTNLDESRSVVSSLRLLSEIFSSCRLASDRDSIYLTRWAETELSMIRRFFTDLLRYMNEYNSEAPVTLYSHQEEVRARLKFLTSLFRWDVSTDDFQLGVWHVDVLWSCLVARSSMADEALNWFLHQLQSSDHHTLSSEAVSHLFFKKMPELSADYMTVTGLKLWQQLVLTVAQKKEQKVKDEAEKCELSQIWSIALHACDSDVIMMAMNYINNHYINAGLGSLEKESEFIDKCMSSLTTALSVLDQHPVQCLHMLHSGLTLLRTHIEAFSKRYCYHLRKWKLKECGVERHVPLCVAEQSMLKLYCHQPGRMEKEVYFEMSPTSYVAELRAEIETWMEKVVQAKKEHQTAFVQPVASGFSSFNEEPISWRIVISGQELTRDVDSKTLEEVGLKDQNRLFVSPHVRRHSGNHNDPFLPLSLLSEPPREHLPMTLLSHQPHFTTLFQLMEQLDAARKRLVCRGEERDSQDGDIQQLTRMTWDLVVMLPTSSDMLESLSSLVCEGSQTVVWEQLLDSSCPFRLLYSLQIIEKLVHADSADKSSHLWKQKFITVGGLERLVNILKSGHLETTDNESWSEWHQKCMSSLLLLISSVGDSATNRQKNNLQEQAQATNGESASSSISGSNSTTATETDSSSGGEDQPLPPKKQKHDEQQKDSSCVVDKPLRDELLSLLNDNTNLLVYKLMRIAEQAAVCACASDEGRICADVVSHSLELLCEWYHCRSELHDVILQYGNLVEWFRSLTLTSRHVAVHDRAYTQLLSMCMYEMEEEAAGSFGLVEPTSLLPLLLKVLLRLLPEAVMYTTASSVVDNQSLVKGCRSYFNLVSTLVESCDPEQCDIDFDQLAIDLTHRIISRPICELPHIDEMDEGLVGLLSLCSAVMRHEPAMKNTKEGRQFIKAVANDCLFDVAEKRLQPGCPPKCKTLVSRQTAFNLLCQLCSGLLTNFEELAGLLASHHLVDHPWYYSPADDTRSELGFVGLINLGATCYMASCLQQLYMMSEVRAAVLNARGPSHGDVCQFNHQEELRELQKMFSYLVASERKAYNPQSLCRMYKMDHETLNPCEQKDMTEFFTDLVGKMEEMSMDLRHTVHSLFRGVMTNNVVSLDCSHVSRTKEEFYLVRCTVENMKDLYESLAEVTVKDTLEGDNMYTCSRCGHKVRAEKRACFKVLPRILCINTMRYTFNMVTMMKEKINTRFVFPMRLDMSNYTEETLMGRSNLRSQSEEQHGESEGRDGSQSQCCEYELVGVVVHTGTADGGHYYSFIRDRTQPDKWYWFNDAEVRSFDPSQIPAECFGGEMTTKTYDSRAERFVDFSFEKSHSAYMLFYERCATLQLPPRPEPNIDLPRNLAEEIWRDNRQLLRDQSVFDDVYGQFMWKIARTVPRSIRTAGASCLATKIGLCYVLGTLVHSKDQRMLSSWSDWLLQQLDACPDAAEWLLEWAGSNSGDLLTQMLLQCSAQPLKQMFMQLVLKAIQVMRMSEKDHYLKPFCTESTVIIDPGSKVEELGSTTCVGKFMKIVLNLVEHSLRPTDPSCLEVFQLLHQIARFGHEEQCFLLSAGAVSIMINFYLYPKTSETSEDTEDDEVIAIALLVGERTARPLCLEYMVTLISLLVDTSRKDKTLAMLKKDLVLLLGSKDYPFIYQQTKDSLNLRGTAELILALCKYNKERAASIVEMITTAVCKLQPEPSQPFLKLLGHLVEVSSTPCAPPFTTLILDRMWSCVESSPLLCLDWLTQQVPRSVEVSLWMHQQAYNLDLVEEWLLSHSNARVRLHFANLLASLVPSPFFRQMFRSKALPLSITQLQPGNQETVQKLFKLLLYLIERAKKYVKHDTDGLVAYFNLMTTCLVSKSEKLMVREHFLDLWRIFQDLAAIEVPINQSKQAVVQFWYYLSKDCSENLDLIVKNEVVSNSIGFCYILADADMAEVVNFNNRFLYFYYGLLHMCCVRSETFAQRLALHTNTDFAFKHFLSSPNVYPDISDELFLLLEIFAMRRGGSSSVETAESATQFRKHIIPLFLHNVDGQNWAIWLKLFGVILHTSDDVMIFIAHDGLTTVTEAFGMLQQMYHEATACNVVAELLDLLNMVARLLKVVRRIEQTNTQETRSALEKWAKRMQLAHWLLNFLNPSTPDKIREACLDILLHLVRLFPSDCIDTLLPVLEHTHRTVKQSGQKVVSGTFFPRKLRSRSVIPSLGTRRMCELHMHLHPNLLEVDKGVDRDYDAALVKYFGSYHQFAFELIRIALNRSMEVQETAVNLSALLALEGASIHLKYAAEFWNQVITSKEKKLLPSFELFRQLPCTREYCEAVLFTYRKSLVDTSICSVISHIFQKVHMKVLPVGQFQEFAETLIAAIVAERCGMEGQKALIQMNAAQQLMGDLHALHVTLSAGSYDLKELQPGEIDSLVDSLSFLSNVSCRVQLKLKEQRQHGGEDANGAAASQGKSVSAVNSNRKDETSDSILKTSREDSGSHRDDDSSMELFSPTKKVRLELKRDLDEGNERRESVGNENKLTCEAAKCEWDEEHPAAVVDLSWLEKLEGLDERKCLLTWTTNLLLIADAIVKLVKC; via the exons CACATGCGAAGAGCTGACACGCTGGATGCTCGAATCTCAACTCATTGAAAAACTCTTCGGCCCATCACTTCACGTCGAA CTAGTGAAACTGAGTCAAACCGTCTTGATCTATTTGGCCATGGAAGGCAAGCTAACACTACAGCATCTCAACTGCATTTGGTCTGCTGCAAGG TTGAAACACTCCAGCCATGTTGTGTACAGTTTACTTCCCGAATTGGTAAGACACTTGGACGTACAGCCGCTGTATCATCTCACACAGTTGGTGAACTCGCTGCCACTTGACGAACACTCGACCGAGACTCTCCAGTTGTCGTTTGTGCTAACGAAACGAGCGTGGAAGTTTCGAGCGTATCTGGAGAGCGGGCACTGCGAGAGCCGTCGCAATCGCGGCGTCAATGACAAACGGAAACGAACAAGTAGGAGGGCTAAACGGCTCGTCAAACGTACGGCGAGGACGTCAACGAGATCGACGAGTTTGACTGGTCGTCGTGGCAGCAGCGACAGCAGCTACAGTCTCGACAGTTGTAGCAGTCTGGATGACATCCTGTTGGACTCGAGTGGCTTACAACTGCAATTCAGTCCTCAACTTCGTGTCGTCTCTTGTCAAACGGTTTCTGTGCCGTCGTCATTGACGACGAATAGTCACTCGATGATGCACGTCACAAGTCCTGTGGTTCAGTGTGAGGTCTCGTCGACGACGGGAGCTGCTGACGAGGAGATGGTTAGCGTCGAGCGAGCGATCAATGTGATGAAATGTGATGGAAATGAAGAAAACTTGTTGCATGGAGACGATGCTGCAGGTCAAGTGGGTGTCATTACGACGACCAACGATGTTGCTCAACATGTGAATGGATCGCCTGCGGGTGTGGGGAATGGAGAGATGAGTGCGTTGGATGAGACTGTTTCGTCGTCTCAGGAATCTGTGTTTGATATTAAACAGCAGCAGAGGGATGGCGAATTGAGTGGGAATGATGGTTGGCTGGTCGGGAAAGTGTGTGGACCGGGAAAAACGTTGTTGTGGGATTTGATGCATGATGACAAGGCG TGTCGCCTTCAGGAAGGCATAGCAGCCGAGGTCAACAAATATCTCTGTCAACTCGTCTGTACATGCGGTCGTGAGGACATCTGCAAGAGCTTCATTGAAGGCTGCCTCACGAACCTCGACGAGAGCCG ATCTGTAGTGTCCTCACTTCGTCTTTTATCCGAGATATTCTCATCCTGTCGTTTAGCAAGCGATCGAGACTCGATCTACTTAACAAG atgGGCAGAGACTGAGCTGTCAATGATCAGACGGTTCTTCACTGATTTACTTCGTTATATGAATGAATACAACAGCGAAGCTCCTGTGACATT GTACAGTCACCAGGAAGAGGTCAGAGCGCGTCTCAAGTTTCTCACTTCGTTGTTTCGTTGGGATGTGTCGACCGACGACTTTC AGTTGGGTGTGTGGCATGTCGATGTGTTGTGGTCTTGCCTTGTGGCAAGGAGCTCAATGGCTGATGAAGCTCTCAATTGGTTTCTCCACCAACTGCAAAGCTCGGATCATCACACACTGAGTAGTGAAGCCGTCAGTCATTTGTTTTTCAAGAAG ATGCCCGAGTTGAGTGCCGATTATATGACTGTTACTGGACTGAAGTTGTGGCAGCAGCTGGTGTTGACTGTAGCTCAAAAGAAGGAACAGAAAGTCAAAGATGAAGCTGAG AAATGTGAACTGTCTCAGATATGGTCGATTGCTCTGCATGCGTGTGACAGTGATGTCATAATGATGGCAATGAACTACATCAATAACCACTACATCAACG cTGGTTTGGGCAGTTTGGAGAAAGAATCTGAGTTTATTGACAAATGTATGAGCAGTCTCACTACGGCACTTTCGGTTCTTGATCAG CATCCTGTTCAGTGTCTACACATGCTGCACAGTGGATTGACTCTGTTGCGGACACACATTGAAGCATTTTCAAAACG ttatTGCTATCATTTGAGGAAATGGAAGTTGAAGGAATGTGGAGTTGAGAGGCATGTTCCTTTGTGTGTTGCTGAGCAATCGATGTTGAAGTTGTACTGTCACCAACCGGGTCGGATGGAGAAG GAAGTTTACTTCGAGATGTCTCCAACGTCGTACGTCGCCGAGTTAAGAGCTGAAATCGAGACGTGGATGGAAAAGGTGGTACAAGCAAAGAAGGAACACCAAACGGCGTTTGTTCAACCGGTAGCATCCGGTTTCTCGTCGTTCAACGAAGAGCCGATATCTTGGCGTATAGTCATCTCGGGTCAGGAGTTAACACGCGACGTTGACAGCAAAACATTGGAGGAAGTCGGTCTGAAAGACCAGAAT AGGTTGTTTGTGTCTCCGCACGTTCGTCGGCATTCTGGCAATCACAACGATCCGTTCCTGCCTCTCTCTTTGCTGTCAGAACCGCCACGTGAGCATCTGCCGATGACGCTGCTATCGCACCAGCCGCATTTCACGACGTTATTCCAGCTGATGGAGCAACTGGATGCCGCAAGGAAGAGGCTTGTTTGTCGAGGGGAGGAGAGGGATAGTCAGGATGGAGACATTCAGCAGCTGACGAGGATGACGTGGGATCTTGTGGTGATGTTGCCGACGTCGAGCGACATGTTGGAGTCTCTCAGTTCTCTTGTTTGCGAG GGCTCACAAACTGTAGTGTGGGAGCAGCTGTTGGACAGTTCTTGTCCATTTCGACTTCTCTATTCTCTTCAAATTATTGAGAAACTTGTTCATGCTGATTCAGCTGACAAATCAAGCCACTTGTGGAAACAGAag TTTATCACAGTCGGAGGCCTCGAACGTCTCGTTAACATACTAAAGTCTGGTCACTTGGAAACGACTGACAATGAGTCTTGGAGTGAG TGGCATCAAAAGTGCATGTCGTCGTTGCTTCTTCTAATAAGCAGCGTCGGCGACTCAGCAACCAATCGACAGAAAAACAACCTGCAAGAGCAGGCACAGGCGACAAACGGAGAGAGCGCCAGCAGCAGCATCAGCGGCAGCAATTCTACGACAGCCACAGAGACGGACAGCAGCAGCGGCGGCGAAGACCAACCGTTGCCGCCCAAGAAACAGAAACACGACGAGCAACAGAAGGATTCCTCGTGCGTCGTAGACAAGCCGCTTCGCGACGAGTTACTCTCATTGTTGAACGACAACACAAACTTGCTCGTGTATAAACTCATGCGGATTGCGGAGCAAGCggctgtgtgtgcgtgcgcgagCGACGAGGGTCGCATCTGCGCTGACGTCGTTTCGCATTCTCTTGAGCTTCTATGCGAGTGGTATCACTGCAGATCGGAGCTACACGACGTTATCCTACAGTACGGGAATCTCGTCGAGTGGTTTCGATCACTTACGCTGACGTCTCGGCATGTGGCTGTGCATGATCGTGCGTACACTCAGCTTCTCtccatgtgtatgtatgaAATGGAGGAGGAGGCGGCGGGAAGTTTTGGTCTCGTTGAACCGACTTCTCTACTTCCGCTGCTGCTGAAGGTTCTGTTGCGATTGTTGCCTGAGGCTGTGATGTACACGACTGCGTCGTCTGTGGTGGATAATCAATCGTTGGTGAAAGGTTGTCGTTCGTATTTCAATCTTGTTTCGACGTTAGTTGAGAGCTGTGATCCTGAACAG TGTGACATCGACTTCGACCAGTTAGCCATTGATCTCACACATCGTATCATATCACGTCCGATCTGCGAACTCCCTCACATCGACGAGATGGACGAAGGTTTAGTCGGCCTCTTGAGTCTCTGCTCGGCCGTCATGCGGCACGAGCCTGCAATGAAAAACACGAAAGAAGGACGACAGTTTATCAAAGCCGTGGCAAACGACTGCCTCTTCGACGTCGCAGAGAAACGTCTACAGCCCGGTTGCCCCCCAAAGTGTAAAACTCTA GTGTCTCGTCAGACGGCGTTCAACTTGTTGTGTCAGTTGTGCAGCGGCTTGTTGACGAATTTTGAAGAGCTTGCCGGGTTGTTAGCGTCGCATCATTTGG ttgacCATCCGTGGTATTACAGTCCGGCTGACGACACTCGAAGCGAATTAGGCTTCGTCGGGTTGATAAACCTCGGTGCAACTTGCTACATGGCGTCGTGTCTCCAGCAGCTGTATATGATGTCGGAAGTTCGTGCTGCCGTTCTGAACGCTCGAGGTCCGAGTCACGGCGATGTGTGCCAGTTTAATCACCAGGAGGAGCTTCGTGAGCTGCAGAAGATGTTTAGCTATTTGGTAGCGAGTGAGAGGAAGGCGTACAACCCGCAGAGTCTCTGTCGTATGTACAAGATGGATCACGAAACGTTGAATCCGTGTGAACAGAAAGATATGACCGAGTTCTTTACCGACTTGGTTGGCAAGATGGAAGAGATGTCCATGGACTTG AGACACACCGTACATTCGTTGTTTCGTGGCGTCATGACAAACAACGTTGTGTctttg gaTTGTTCGCACGTTAGTCGTACGAAAGAAGAATTCTATTTGGTGCGATGTACAGTGGAGAACATGAAGGATTTGTATGAGTCGCTTGCTGAGGTGACTGTTAAGGACACGCTGGAGGGTGACAATATGTACACGTGCTCACGATGTGGGCATAAAGTTAGAGCCGAGAAAAG AGCGTGTTTCAAGGTGTTGCCACGTATTCTGTGCATTAACACGATGCGCTACACGTTCAACATGGTCACAATGATGAAGGAAAAAATCAACACACGATTTGTGTTTCCCATGCGGTTGGACATGAGTAACTACACTGAGGAGACGTTGATGGGCAGATCCAATCTCAGAAGTCAGAGTGAGGAGCAGCATGGTGAGAGTGAGGGTAGAGACGGGAGTCAGTCACAGTGTTGTGAGTACGAGTTGGTTGGTGTGGTTGTGCATACGGGGACTGCAGACGGTGGACATTATTACAGTTTTATTCGAGATAGAACACAACCGGACAAGTG GTATTGGTTTAATGACGCCGAAGTTCGGTCATTCGATCCTTCACAAATACCCGCAGAATGTTTCGGTGGCGAAATGACCACAAAGACGTACGACTCTCGAGCAGAACGATTTGTCGACTTTTCATTCGAGAAGTCTCACAGTGCATACATGCTCTTCTACGAACGTTGTGCCACACTACAGCTGCCTCCACGGCCAGAACCAAACATTGACTTACCTCGGAATCTTGCAGAAGAGATATGGCGCGACAACAGACAGTTACTGAGAGATCAGTCTGTGTTTGACGACGTGTATGGACAGTTCATGTGGAAAATTGCTCGAACAGTTCCGAGGTCCATACGGACGGCGGGAGCTTCCTGTTTGGCTACAAAG ATTGGACTTTGTTATGTCCTTGGAACTCTTGTGCATAGCAAAGATCAGAGAATGTTGAGTTCCTGGTCAGACTGGTTGCTGCAGCAGTTGGATGCTTGTCCGGATGCTGCTGAGTGGCTGCTTGAGTGGGCGGGGTCCAACTCTGGTGATTTGTTGACTCAGATGCTGCTGCAGTGCTCTGCTCAGCCGTTGAAGCAAATGTTCATGCAGCTTGTGCTGAAGGCCATTCAGGTGATGAGGATGTCAGAGAAGGATCATTATTTGAAGCCGTTTTGTACGGAGAGCACAGTGATTATCGATCCTGGAAGTAAAGTAGAAGAGCTCGGCTCAACGACGTGTGTTGGCAAATTCATGAAGATAGTGCTCAATCTG GTTGAACATTCACTTCGACCCACTGACCCGAGCTGTTTAGAAGTGTTTCAGCTTCTTCATCAGATTGCTCGGTTTGGTCATGAGGAACAATGTTTCCTCTTGTCAGCTGGTGCTGTCAGCATCATGATCAACTTCTATCTTTATCCCAAGACGTCTGAAACT TCAGAGGATACCGAAGATGATGAAGTTATTGCGATTGCTCTGCTGGTTGGTGAACGGACAGCACGCCCTCTTTGCTTAGAATACATGGTGACACTGATTAGCTTGCTGGTTGACACATCAAGAAAAGACAA AACGCTTGCGATGTTAAAGAAGGACTTGGTGTTGCTGCTAGGAAGCAAGGACTACCCGTTTATCTATCAACAGACGAAGGATTCACTAAACCTACGTGGAACAGCTGAACTCATTCTTGCTCTCTGCAAATACAACAAGGAGCGTGCAGCATCTATAGTAGAGATGATCACAACTGCTGTGTGCAAGCTGCAGCCCGAG CCATCTCAACCGTTCTTGAAATTGTTAGGACATTTAGTTGAAGTGAGCAGCACACCGTGTGCGCCACCCTTCACCACACTGATTCTTGATCGAATGTGGAGCTGCGTAGAGAGCAGTCCTTTGCTCTGTCTTGATTGGTTGACACAGCAAGTACCTCGTTCGGTCGAAGTATCACTCTGGATGCATCAGCAAGCATACAACTTAGATCTCGTAGAGGAATGGTTGTTGAGCCACAGCAACGCTCGTGTGCGATTGCACTTTGCCAATCTGCTTGCCAGTCTTGTTCCAAGTCCATTCTTTCGTCAAATGTTCAGGAGTAAGGCTTTACCTCTCTCCATCACTCAGTTACAGCCTGGCAACCAAGAGACAGTACAGAAGCTCTTCAAGCTACTACTATATCTCATTGAACGAGCTAAGAAGTATGTTAAACATGACACAGATGGTCTAGTGGCATATTTCAATCTGATGACAACATGCCTTGTGTCGAAGTCTGAGAAGCTTATG GTTCGAGAACATTTTCTTGATCTCTGGCGTATATTCCAGGACTTGGCTGCCATTGAGGTTCCCATCAATCAGAGTAAACAG GCAGTCGTTCAATTTTGGTATTACTTGTCAAAGGATTGTTCCGAGAATCTTGACTTGATCGTGAAGAATGAAGTTGTATCGAACAGCATTGGGTTTTGTTACATTct AGCTGATGCTGACATGGCGGAAGTTGTGAACTTCAACAACCGTTTCTTGTACTTTTACTACGGCCTATTGCACATGTGTTGTGTACGAAGCGAAACATTTGCTCAACGTCTAGCtctgcacacaaacacagacttTGCATTTAAACATTTCCTTTCCAGTCCGAATGTGTACCCGGATATATCCGATGAGCTCTTTCTTCTGTTGGAAATATTTGCCATGAGACGAGGAGGATCAAGCAGCGTTGAAACTGCCGAGTCTGCAACTCAGTTTCGAAAACACATTATTCCACTTTTTCTTCACAACGTGGATGGTCAGAATTGGGCAATCTGGCTGAA GTTGTTTGGTGTTATACTTCATACTTCTGATGATGTAATGATCTTCATTGCACATGATGGTCTTACCACCGTCACCGAG GCGTTTGGTATGCTGCAGCAGATGTATCATGAAGCAACGGCATGCAATGTGGTTGCAGAACTATTAGATTTGCTCAACATGGTTGCTCGTTTGTTGAAGGTTGTACGTCGTATTGAGCAGACGAACACTCAAG AAACGCGATCAGCACTAGAAAAATGGGCAAAGCGAATGCAGCTTGCTCATTGGCTGCTTAACTTTCTCAACCCATCGACTCCAGACAAAATACGAGAAGCTTGTttgg ATATTCTGCTTCATCTTGTACGTCTTTTCCCCTCAGACTGCATTGACACGTTACTGCCTGTTCTAGAGCATACACATCGAACTGTGAAGCAGTCGGGACAGAAGG TTGTTTCTGGAACATTTTTTCCCAGGAAACTACGATCTCGTTCTGTTATCCCATCACTTGGGACTCGCAGAATGTGTGAGCTTCATATGCATCTGCATCCTAACCTCCTAGAGGTAGACAAG GGTGTAGATCGAGACTATGATGCTGCATTGGTTAAGTACTTTGGATCTTATCATCAATTTGCCTTTGAGCTGATACGAATTGCACTGAATCGAAGCATGGAAGTTCAGGAAACAGCAGTCAATCTAA GTGCTCTACTTGCTTTGGAAGGTGCTTCAATCCACTTGAAATATGCAGCAGAATTTTGGAATCAAGTGATCACTTCCAAAGAG AAGAAGCTTCTACCTTCTTTTGAATTGTTTCGTCAGCTGCCATGTACAAGAGAG TACTGTGAAGCTGTTTTATTTACTTACCGGAAATCACTAGTCGATACATCTATTTGCTCTGTTATATCACATATTTTTCAGAAG GTGCACATGAAGGTTCTACCTGTTGGTCAGTTTCAGGAGTTTGCTGAGACATTGATTGCTGCCATTGTAGCAGAGAGATGCGGCATGGAAGGACAGAAGGCTCTCATTCAGATGAATGCAGCTCAACAACTGATGGGT GATCTGCATGCTCTTCATGTGACACTCAGTGCTGGCAGTTATGATCTGAAAGAGCTACAGCCTGGTGAGATAGACAGTCTTGTAGACAGTTTATCTTTTTTGTCAAATGTGAGCTGTCGAGTGCAACTGAAGCTGAAGGAACAGAGACAACATGGAGGTGAAGATGCTAATGGTGCAGCAGCATCTCAAGGCAAGTCGGTCTCTGCTGTGAATAGCAACCGCAAGGACGAGACATCAGATTCAATTCTAAAGACTTCAAGAGAAGACAGTGGAAGTCATCGAGATGATGACAGTTCCATGGAGCTCTTCAGTCCTACAAAGAAAGTTCGATTGGAATTGAAAAGAGACTTGGACGAAGGTAACGAGCGTAGAGAATCTGTTGGCAACGAAAACAAGTTAACTTGTGAAGCTGCCAAGTGTGAGTGGGACGAAGAGCAtcctgctgctgttgttgattTATCTTGGCTGGAAAAACTGGAAGGTTTAGATGAACGAAAGTGCCTTCTTACGTGGACTACAAATCTTTTGCTCATTGCAGACGCCATTGTCAAACTGGTAAAATGTTGA